A stretch of Parvimonas micra DNA encodes these proteins:
- a CDS encoding L-threonylcarbamoyladenylate synthase, which yields MTEILKPTKENIEKSAKLILNDEIVAIPTETVYGLGANGLSDIAVSKIFKAKNRPQDNPLILHISDYDMMEKLVYELNDDIKEFLNHFWPGPLTVVMKKKDIIPEAVSCGLDTVAIRMPNNEIARSFIKQCGVPIAAPSANISGKPSPTTAEDVFTDMNGKISVILDGGLCNIGIESTVLDLTKKPYTILRPGFYTKEDFLKYEDKILIDDAIVTENTIPKSPGQKYKHYAPKAKVVVISAKDRKKSSIEIEKIIKENKDLKIGIFKFDETFLNVESENILSLGSIFDLKEMSKILFKGLREFDEKNVDLIIVEGCDENGLGFSIMNRLKKSSSGNIKYID from the coding sequence ATGACTGAAATATTAAAACCGACAAAAGAAAATATAGAAAAATCTGCAAAATTAATATTAAATGATGAAATTGTTGCAATTCCAACAGAAACTGTATATGGTTTAGGAGCAAATGGATTATCAGATATTGCCGTTTCAAAAATTTTTAAGGCAAAAAATAGACCACAGGATAATCCATTGATATTGCATATTTCAGATTATGATATGATGGAAAAATTGGTTTATGAATTAAATGATGATATAAAAGAATTTTTAAATCATTTTTGGCCAGGACCATTAACTGTTGTTATGAAAAAGAAAGATATAATTCCTGAAGCTGTTAGTTGTGGACTTGATACCGTTGCAATTAGAATGCCGAATAATGAAATCGCAAGAAGTTTTATAAAGCAATGTGGTGTTCCAATAGCTGCACCTTCTGCAAATATTTCAGGGAAGCCGTCACCAACGACTGCAGAAGATGTTTTTACTGATATGAATGGTAAAATTTCTGTAATCTTAGATGGTGGACTTTGCAATATCGGAATAGAATCAACTGTTTTGGATTTGACTAAAAAACCTTATACGATTTTAAGACCTGGCTTTTATACAAAGGAAGATTTTTTGAAATATGAAGATAAAATTTTAATTGATGATGCTATTGTAACAGAAAATACAATTCCAAAATCACCTGGGCAAAAGTATAAACATTATGCACCAAAGGCAAAAGTTGTAGTAATTTCAGCTAAAGACAGAAAAAAATCATCAATTGAGATTGAAAAAATAATAAAAGAAAATAAAGACTTAAAAATCGGAATTTTTAAGTTTGACGAAACATTTTTAAATGTTGAAAGTGAAAATATTTTATCATTGGGTTCAATTTTTGATTTAAAAGAAATGTCAAAAATATTATTTAAAGGTCTTAGAGAATTCGACGAAAAAAATGTTGATTTGATTATTGTTGAGGGTTGTGATGAAAATGGACTCGGATTTTCAATAATGAACAGACTAAAAAAATCCTCTAGTGGAAATATAAAATACATTGATTAA
- a CDS encoding ribonuclease H family protein — protein MAKKYYAVKVGKSVGIYNNWEDCKKQVTGFSGAIYKSFPTLEEAKNYLNNGNIENEVNSFSLEDISEDEIVAYVDGSYKKDTLEYGYGVVLILKDDIIELFGKGEDPEVAKSRNVTGELFGSIRAISEAIKLKKKKITVFYDYQGISSWANGEWKCNLPLTIGYRDKIKEFRKEIEILFVKVKAHSNDKYNDLADHLAKKSLGIEK, from the coding sequence TTGGCTAAAAAATATTATGCGGTTAAGGTTGGAAAATCTGTTGGAATTTATAATAATTGGGAGGACTGTAAAAAACAAGTTACAGGTTTTTCAGGGGCAATTTATAAATCTTTTCCAACTTTAGAAGAAGCTAAAAATTATTTGAATAATGGAAATATAGAAAATGAAGTTAATAGCTTTAGTTTAGAAGATATTTCTGAAGATGAGATTGTAGCCTATGTAGATGGTTCTTATAAAAAAGATACTTTAGAATATGGATATGGAGTTGTACTAATTTTAAAAGATGATATTATTGAACTTTTTGGAAAGGGAGAAGACCCTGAAGTTGCAAAAAGTAGAAATGTAACTGGAGAGCTTTTTGGTTCAATTAGAGCTATTAGTGAGGCAATAAAACTTAAAAAGAAAAAAATAACTGTTTTTTACGATTATCAAGGCATTTCATCTTGGGCTAATGGAGAATGGAAATGCAATTTGCCTCTTACTATAGGATATAGAGATAAGATTAAAGAGTTTAGAAAGGAAATAGAGATTTTATTTGTAAAGGTTAAGGCACATTCAAATGATAAATATAATGATCTTGCAGACCATTTAGCAAAAAAATCTTTAGGAATTGAAAAATAA
- a CDS encoding DNA internalization-related competence protein ComEC/Rec2, with amino-acid sequence MKRNIIFYLISLICGILFCYFLKMEHFTKFYIFLGLSFTCIVSYFFRFNKIKLFLLIFSLGFLVSFFSEKESNLKQFFDQEVSFTGEVLNSTARSDGEGFKHEVRLKNIENIEKSEKILLFTNHKKFEIGDIVSVAGKLREIRSNGNPRLFNYKRFNLKKNIYSNIYSDDVKKIGENKNLKGAFHNFVENVFDTSLSSENSDIMKRIFLANNYDTAFENDIREIGLSHILAVSGLHIGIIYLILSKILIILPIKRIFREIVILFFIFLYAYLIGNPASVLRAEIFLFISIFSSLYGKVKDRLNDLLLTIFVILLINPYMIFDVGLYLSAFSVLGIIKILPYFSNKRDGFVLKSLKLTFSVMLIILPIILYTFGKFSVITFFSNLVLTPIFVICIVISFFILLFGLFSLKVCVFLGLLVNNLLNLIRLNVDFLKDININVTFYEYNIVLLIFTYFLLLIYFNRRNFKYFTFDNFKFFILSVMILFVSTNIYNIYKNEVNINFIDIGQGDACLIRGKQNNILIDTGGITFGKGDNGKSVLIPYLQKNGVKKLDFVFISHLDADHCKNLGSLSKEVEIKNLFFRKDGYRGFVKKYGEVKAENIYNIENNLKINLEDVDLEVLKAKDSTEENERSIIVRVTVNGKKILFTGDIGAFTENQLIKNDIDCDYLKVAHHGSKNSSSPEFLSASSPKTSIISCGYKNRYNHPHKDALDRIKSTGSDVFRTDLQGNIMLRINKFEEKITGFREIDGNLLGLLNFYFMDILNIIMYLLGFFVLVKINNDLIIDLGFIKEEL; translated from the coding sequence ATGAAAAGAAATATTATTTTTTATCTGATTTCCTTAATATGTGGAATTTTATTTTGTTATTTTCTCAAAATGGAACATTTTACAAAATTTTATATATTTTTGGGTTTATCATTTACTTGTATAGTTTCATATTTTTTTAGATTCAATAAAATAAAATTATTTCTTTTGATTTTCTCATTAGGCTTTTTAGTTAGCTTTTTTTCAGAGAAAGAAAGTAATTTAAAACAATTCTTTGATCAAGAAGTTTCTTTTACGGGAGAAGTTTTAAATTCAACTGCTCGTTCTGATGGAGAGGGATTCAAACATGAAGTCAGATTAAAAAATATTGAAAATATAGAAAAATCAGAGAAAATTTTACTTTTTACAAATCATAAAAAGTTTGAAATTGGAGATATTGTAAGTGTAGCGGGAAAACTTAGAGAAATAAGGTCAAATGGTAATCCTAGACTTTTTAATTATAAGAGATTTAATTTAAAAAAGAATATATATTCAAATATTTATTCTGATGATGTGAAAAAAATTGGAGAGAATAAAAATTTAAAGGGAGCTTTTCATAATTTTGTTGAGAATGTCTTTGATACTTCTCTTTCATCTGAAAATTCGGATATTATGAAGAGGATATTTCTTGCAAATAATTATGATACGGCTTTTGAAAATGATATTAGAGAAATTGGACTTTCACATATTTTAGCCGTTAGTGGTCTACATATTGGAATAATATATCTAATTTTAAGCAAAATTTTAATCATTTTACCAATAAAAAGAATTTTTAGAGAAATTGTAATTTTATTTTTTATATTTTTATATGCATATTTGATTGGCAATCCAGCAAGTGTTTTAAGGGCAGAAATATTTTTGTTTATCTCTATATTTTCGTCGCTTTATGGAAAAGTTAAAGATAGATTAAATGACCTTTTGTTGACTATTTTTGTCATTTTATTAATAAATCCATATATGATTTTTGATGTAGGATTGTATTTAAGTGCGTTTTCAGTACTTGGAATTATAAAGATTTTACCATATTTTTCAAATAAGAGGGATGGTTTTGTACTCAAATCTTTAAAACTTACTTTTTCGGTTATGCTTATAATTTTACCTATTATTTTATATACTTTTGGGAAGTTTTCAGTTATTACCTTCTTTAGTAATTTAGTATTAACACCAATTTTTGTAATTTGCATAGTTATTTCGTTTTTTATTTTGTTATTTGGTTTATTTAGTTTAAAAGTTTGTGTATTTTTGGGATTATTAGTTAATAATTTATTAAATCTTATAAGATTAAATGTTGATTTTTTAAAGGATATAAATATAAACGTTACTTTTTATGAATATAACATAGTACTTTTAATTTTTACATATTTTTTACTTTTAATTTATTTTAATAGGAGAAATTTTAAGTATTTTACATTTGATAACTTTAAATTTTTTATACTTTCTGTTATGATTCTATTTGTTTCTACAAATATTTATAACATTTATAAAAATGAAGTAAATATCAATTTCATAGATATAGGACAGGGAGATGCCTGTTTAATAAGAGGAAAACAGAATAATATTCTAATAGATACAGGTGGAATTACTTTTGGTAAAGGAGATAACGGAAAATCTGTTTTAATTCCATATTTACAGAAAAATGGGGTTAAAAAACTAGATTTTGTATTTATTTCACATTTGGATGCAGACCATTGTAAAAATTTGGGATCTTTATCTAAGGAAGTGGAGATTAAAAATTTATTTTTTAGAAAAGACGGGTATAGAGGTTTTGTAAAAAAATATGGAGAAGTTAAGGCTGAAAATATTTATAATATTGAAAATAATTTAAAAATAAATTTAGAAGATGTGGATTTAGAAGTTTTAAAAGCAAAAGATTCTACAGAAGAAAATGAAAGATCCATAATAGTTAGAGTTACAGTAAATGGAAAGAAAATACTTTTTACTGGAGATATTGGAGCTTTTACAGAAAATCAGCTTATAAAAAACGATATAGACTGTGATTATCTGAAAGTTGCTCATCATGGGAGTAAGAATTCTAGTTCACCTGAATTTTTATCAGCTTCAAGTCCAAAAACTTCTATAATTTCCTGTGGTTATAAAAATAGATATAACCATCCACATAAAGATGCACTAGATAGAATAAAATCTACAGGAAGTGATGTTTTTAGGACTGATTTACAGGGAAATATTATGCTTAGAATTAATAAATTTGAAGAAAAAATTACAGGCTTTAGAGAAATTGATGGAAATTTATTAGGTTTATTAAATTTCTATTTTATGGATATTTTAAATATTATAATGTATTTATTAGGATTCTTTGTTTTAGTTAAAATAAATAATGATTTAATAATAGATTTAGGCTTTATTAAGGAGGAACTATGA
- a CDS encoding GNAT family N-acetyltransferase, whose protein sequence is MKELIIKEIVDIKEKEKISREILNDLPEWFGMPESTEEYITDSQDKPFIACFMDNEAVGFVVLNSTSVDCADIFVMGIKKNYHRMGIGTKLNDAYEKLAKKLGYTYTQVKTVQTGHYKEYDITNNFYKSVGYKELEVFPTLWDEWNPCQIYIKYIGD, encoded by the coding sequence TTGAAAGAATTGATTATTAAAGAAATCGTTGATATTAAAGAAAAGGAGAAAATATCGAGAGAAATATTAAATGATCTTCCTGAATGGTTTGGTATGCCAGAAAGTACGGAAGAATATATTACAGATTCACAAGACAAACCGTTTATTGCTTGTTTTATGGATAATGAGGCAGTAGGTTTTGTAGTATTGAATTCTACAAGTGTGGATTGTGCAGATATTTTTGTTATGGGAATTAAGAAAAACTATCATAGAATGGGAATAGGAACAAAGTTAAATGATGCTTATGAAAAATTGGCAAAAAAGCTTGGTTACACTTATACTCAAGTTAAAACTGTTCAGACTGGACATTATAAAGAATATGATATAACAAATAATTTCTACAAATCTGTAGGATATAAGGAATTGGAAGTTTTTCCAACACTATGGGATGAATGGAATCCATGTCAAATATATATTAAATATATTGGAGATTAG
- a CDS encoding heavy metal translocating P-type ATPase — protein MLLLSKKVNIFVDGMTCQACSMKVEKGLSKLKIVEDVSVNLMSKTVTVSVEDGAKVEGLIGVIKRLGYKPKRDEVKIEKSSIKVEDIEKIISELKEKDTVLVKDEEDILKVKYLKDVVSLDEINSILEKYKISVKKEKKERQNIYEDEIKDLKKDLIISIVFSVPLMVSMFFHMFNLHKFMLNGYIQWALASVVQFYVGKRYYINAYKNLKNKSTNMDVLIAFGTSMAYFYSVYKVLIGSVDVYFDSSAMIITLILLGKFFEANAKSNTFGAIMKLMDLKADYAIVIDGDREVKKNIEDVRIGDIVLVKPYEKIPVDGVIISGNSSVNQAMITGESVPVEKNIGDTVIGATNNIEGILKIEVKSTVENSVLSKILDLVQNAQTKKAPVQRLADKISSYFVPGVILSSLATLVITYIVTKDFTTSLLNSCAVMVIACPCSLGLATPTAIMSGTGVAAQNGILIKSGEVLEKIHKMDSIIFDKTGTLTTGKLKVVDIKNNTDLSEEDFLGLIYSLEKNTDHPIAKSIVNYCKEKNVKELDISDLKVIAGMGVQANYNGKEILIGKRKYIEEKLGKLELNIENELLTIFISIGNEFAGFVVLEDEISNNAFEIIKKLKEKNIDVYMITGDSEVVARKVANKLGIDNVLYEVMPDEKSQKVIELQKQGKIVAMVGDGINDAPALASADISFAMGTGTDIAMETSDITLMNGNLNTLLNSINISEQTLKIIKQNLFWAFFYNIIAIPFAAFGYLNPMLAGFTMSFSSVSVVLNSLRLKRYKF, from the coding sequence GTGCTTCTTTTGAGTAAAAAGGTTAATATTTTTGTTGACGGAATGACTTGTCAAGCTTGTTCTATGAAAGTTGAAAAGGGACTATCAAAGCTTAAAATAGTTGAAGACGTCTCTGTAAATCTTATGAGCAAAACTGTAACAGTATCCGTTGAAGATGGAGCGAAAGTTGAAGGTCTTATTGGAGTTATAAAGAGACTTGGATATAAACCGAAAAGAGATGAGGTAAAAATTGAAAAGAGCAGTATCAAAGTTGAAGATATTGAAAAAATAATTTCTGAGTTAAAAGAAAAAGATACTGTTTTAGTAAAAGATGAAGAAGACATTTTAAAAGTAAAATACTTAAAAGATGTTGTTTCTTTAGATGAAATAAATTCAATTTTAGAGAAATATAAAATTTCGGTTAAAAAAGAAAAAAAGGAAAGACAAAATATATATGAAGATGAAATTAAGGACTTAAAAAAGGACTTAATTATTTCGATAGTATTTAGTGTACCACTTATGGTTTCAATGTTTTTCCATATGTTCAATTTGCATAAATTTATGCTTAATGGTTATATTCAATGGGCTTTGGCAAGTGTTGTTCAATTTTATGTAGGTAAAAGATATTATATAAACGCCTATAAAAACTTAAAAAATAAAAGTACAAATATGGATGTTTTAATAGCTTTTGGGACTTCAATGGCGTATTTTTATTCTGTTTATAAAGTTTTAATCGGAAGTGTTGATGTTTATTTTGACAGTTCTGCAATGATTATAACACTAATCTTACTTGGTAAATTTTTTGAAGCAAATGCAAAGTCAAATACTTTCGGGGCAATTATGAAATTGATGGATTTGAAAGCGGACTATGCAATTGTAATTGACGGAGATAGAGAAGTTAAAAAGAATATTGAAGATGTAAGAATTGGAGATATTGTTTTAGTTAAACCTTACGAAAAAATTCCTGTTGATGGTGTTATTATTTCAGGGAATAGTTCTGTAAATCAAGCTATGATTACCGGAGAATCTGTTCCTGTTGAAAAAAATATAGGAGATACTGTTATTGGAGCAACTAATAATATAGAGGGAATTTTAAAAATTGAAGTAAAGAGTACAGTAGAAAATTCTGTATTATCTAAAATACTTGATTTAGTTCAAAATGCTCAGACAAAAAAAGCCCCTGTTCAAAGACTTGCAGATAAAATTTCAAGTTATTTTGTACCAGGTGTAATTTTGTCATCTTTAGCTACTTTAGTAATAACTTATATTGTAACAAAAGATTTTACAACAAGCTTATTAAATAGCTGTGCAGTAATGGTTATAGCTTGTCCTTGTTCACTTGGTTTGGCAACACCAACAGCGATTATGTCAGGAACAGGAGTCGCTGCACAAAATGGAATTTTGATAAAGAGTGGAGAAGTCTTAGAAAAAATTCATAAAATGGATAGCATTATTTTTGATAAGACAGGAACGCTAACAACTGGAAAGTTAAAAGTTGTTGATATAAAGAATAATACTGATTTATCAGAAGAAGATTTCTTAGGTCTAATTTATTCTTTAGAAAAAAATACAGATCATCCTATTGCTAAATCTATTGTAAACTATTGTAAAGAAAAAAATGTAAAAGAATTGGACATTTCAGACTTGAAAGTAATTGCTGGAATGGGAGTTCAAGCTAATTACAATGGCAAAGAAATTTTGATTGGAAAGAGAAAATATATTGAAGAAAAACTTGGAAAATTAGAACTAAATATAGAAAATGAATTACTGACAATCTTTATTTCTATAGGAAATGAATTTGCAGGTTTTGTAGTTTTAGAAGATGAAATTTCAAATAATGCATTTGAAATAATTAAGAAATTAAAAGAAAAAAATATTGATGTTTATATGATAACTGGAGATAGTGAAGTAGTTGCTAGAAAAGTTGCAAATAAACTTGGAATAGATAATGTACTTTATGAAGTTATGCCAGATGAAAAATCTCAAAAAGTTATAGAATTGCAAAAACAAGGAAAAATTGTTGCAATGGTAGGGGATGGAATAAATGATGCTCCTGCTCTTGCAAGTGCAGATATAAGTTTTGCAATGGGAACCGGAACAGATATTGCAATGGAAACTTCAGATATTACTTTGATGAATGGGAATTTAAACACACTTTTAAATTCAATCAATATAAGTGAACAAACTCTTAAAATAATCAAACAAAATTTATTCTGGGCTTTTTTCTATAATATTATTGCAATTCCTTTTGCTGCATTCGGATACTTAAATCCTATGCTTGCAGGATTTACAATGAGTTTTAGTTCAGTAAGTGTTGTTTTAAACAGTTTAAGATTAAAAAGATATAAATTTTAG
- the holA gene encoding DNA polymerase III subunit delta encodes MNYIQAMKLLDNGELNGIYVLSGEEIFLIDRFVELFKENIVSKDFFDMNYIEYDFSKIDLQKLKIDCETAPFFSNKRLIIVNDVNLSKNGISIYKNFFEEMYDYIDKIPNTTVLLFVMKGSLAFRGKFYKQISILGHNIELVRFNEIELFKFIKKRFVSKNIEVKDIVLKYIIDRIGYLDSSREKNLYDVENEVNKLLNSFSKDVLDFKDVDEILVDKFENSIFKLLDMISKKDYKNSIKILVELKKSGEDSFSTFYMIVRYIRNLLGVKVLKLKQKHIDYISKELKISNYECKKLYSVCDSFSIKTLCNYIDLTYSVESDIKTKNRDIDLLLELLISKMSLGGASFE; translated from the coding sequence ATGAATTATATACAAGCTATGAAGTTGCTAGACAATGGGGAACTTAATGGTATATATGTTTTAAGTGGGGAAGAAATTTTTTTGATAGATAGATTTGTTGAGCTATTTAAAGAGAATATTGTTTCAAAAGATTTTTTTGATATGAATTATATCGAATATGATTTTTCAAAAATTGACTTGCAAAAGTTAAAGATTGATTGTGAAACAGCTCCATTTTTTAGTAATAAAAGACTTATTATTGTAAATGATGTAAATCTTTCAAAAAATGGAATTTCTATATATAAAAATTTTTTTGAGGAAATGTATGATTATATAGATAAGATTCCAAATACAACAGTTCTTCTTTTTGTCATGAAAGGAAGTCTTGCTTTTCGTGGTAAATTTTATAAACAAATTTCAATTTTAGGTCATAATATTGAATTAGTAAGATTTAATGAAATTGAACTTTTTAAATTTATTAAGAAAAGATTTGTTTCAAAAAATATCGAAGTTAAAGATATTGTTTTAAAATATATTATCGATAGAATTGGGTATTTAGATAGTAGCAGAGAAAAAAATCTTTATGATGTAGAAAATGAAGTAAATAAACTTCTTAACTCATTTTCTAAAGATGTTTTAGATTTTAAAGATGTTGATGAAATTTTAGTAGATAAATTTGAAAATAGTATTTTTAAATTACTTGATATGATTTCTAAAAAAGATTATAAAAATTCTATTAAGATTTTAGTTGAGCTTAAAAAATCGGGAGAGGACTCTTTTTCTACATTTTATATGATTGTAAGATATATTAGAAATCTTTTAGGAGTAAAAGTTTTGAAACTAAAACAAAAACATATAGACTATATTTCAAAAGAGTTAAAAATTTCAAATTACGAATGTAAAAAATTGTATTCAGTTTGTGATAGTTTTTCTATAAAAACTCTATGTAATTATATTGATTTAACATATTCTGTAGAATCAGATATTAAGACAAAAAATAGAGATATAGATTTATTGTTGGAGCTTTTAATTTCAAAAATGTCATTAGGAGGTGCTTCTTTTGAGTAA